gaagatgaaaaagtgtaaagaaataagatctaacaattaaatcaagaattaaactaaaaagcattcatagaataactatatccatatcagaagataaaataaaataaagtaaactaaaggaaagaagtgcaaagataatcataaaaactaattaccaaagtattacaactattactaaggtttgaagattaaaataaacagattacaaagTGAACCTAAAACAGAATTTAGAACTATTGCTACTGATCAAGCTTTGCTATCAAGGCTTTGCTGTCAAGGCTTTGCTGCTGCACCAGGGTGTGCTTCATGTTCTGCAGTAGGTTCATTGTGATCCgaagcttcagaagcagtttcCAAGTTTTCTGTTaagtctttcatttcttgaaacatggcttggccccaatgatataaattgttgtaggattgggccagtttgttgtaaagctttagcatttgaagttgatgttgcttctgtttctttttaagagataaaagtctctttttaagtttcttttctagctttttcttttggttaacctgctcctgacccatggtttcaattttgatttctaagctcttcaaggtagcaagaatttctgtggtgtcaggtgagggaacagatggttggacagtgaaacttgctattctggattccaaggatcttaaGAGGGATAAAATGTCTGCTGAAAACTGTGGGGTAGAGGTTGGTTGTGGTTCTGCTGGTGCAAAAGTGGTCTGCAGTACCAGTGGTATCAGGATGCTACTGTAACAGAGTATAGGTATGGCCTactttctcacaaacatccatatgCAGCAACATTGCGCTGTCTATATATGATTCCCCAGAAACTGGCAGCAatttatatagactagcatcaaagctaaatgagtttgctatagcagttatataccccccaaaaacaatactacctttagtatgctttgtgacaatttggtgccaatgagtagctatgaaatgggctgtgcttacttgttttctctccttcatgcaccacaagaGAAACAAATCCCCAAAGACCCACAATCATAtcgtgtccccttcctaaaacaaAGGTAAGTAATGAACCTGTGGAGGTATTTCAATACATGGTCAACTATCCTAGAGCCTTTTGCAGTCCTCTGTGTATAATAACCCCCAAAAGGTGCAATATCCTTCCAGAATTGAACAGGGTCATAAACAGTTTGCTGCCACTCAATGTTTATATCCTgaatcctgaaaaccaaaaattgcattcatagcaGCCATGTCTAATTCCCTATCAAttccagcacatcgaaaatatatcATATCTTTATGTTCAGGCACTGTTGGTTTGAAACTCAACCTTAGGGAACTCAAAAATTCGAGGGTTAGatccttgtacactggttccctaatttTAGCAAAGTCAGTCCAGCTAACAGCATTCAAATaggcaaatacagagtcataaatgcctaattctttcaaaatctgctcatccatatacttgtttgccaaaatagttttagaaactaatttctcataggcctttttcatatccatatccctaaaagcccaaggtaatggagaaattacctcctcTATAGTATCTGCAGATGACGCAGGTGCTGGAGTTTGCAAGGAAGACTGAGATACTGGTGTTTGGGTCACTGGTGCTGAAGTTTGTGAGGAAGACCTGGTCCTTTTGCTAACTGGTTCAGAGGACGGCTAAGGTGGAGAATTCAGGTCGAAAGGAACAGAGGGTACTCGTTTCCGTTTTCCGACAGGGGTTTTTTTAAGTTTACTTGCAGCCTTTTTTTTGTTTTGCCTTGGGTTTTCGTTTGAGTGGGCATAGGTTCAGGCGCTGGTTCTGGGGAATGGGTGTCGGGAATTTGTGTTTCATTTTGTGGCTCGGATTGCGGCGAGAGGGGAGTCGGCGGAATGAAAGGTGGTATTTGGCTTGGGGATGGTGGCGGTGACTGAGGTGGTGGCGATTGAGGTAATGGCGGCGTTTGTGGTGGCGGTGACTGAGGGAGCGGCGGACTAgggctggggttagggtttgtgggTAATGAGGATGGAATACCCATTTTTTATTTGACAGAATGTCGAAGTCCACTGAGTTTGGGTTTGTGGGTAGACCACATTTTAGTTCTTACCATTTTAATGAAAAGGAAGAAACCTTTCGGCTTCCTGTAAAAATTGCCGGAAGAAATGGCGTGAGAAAGGAGTCGATGAGGTTTGTCGGGAGTGTGGGCGAAGCTTTTGGAAAATTGGCGGAAGTGCTGGGCCTTTTAAAATGTGGGGTAAACATTTGGTATTCTGGGCCATGCTTAGGGTTAGGCATAAGTTTTAGCAGAATTTGCTTAAGACTCTACTTGACAAGCAAtgtcatcagcaagtttcggcaggttttgggaaaaattgtggtTTTGCTTACCAAAATCAGTCCAAGAGCTATGGAATGCTATTgtgaccctcagcaattaccaaatacacacaaacaccataaaattgaggGATTTAAGTTCATAATCTCTTAGAACTCATCAAACACCATATATTTTCATTTACCTCATGcaagcattttttttttcaatttaggcATCAATTTCGACTACCTTTGTACACATttaatgaaatggtctcctttctTTACTTATACCAAAAGAacattttcagcagcattttGGACAAGTTCCAATCAATCAAGAATTGCAGAAAAGATGTAGAAATTGACCTTTTTAATAGCATGAACAGTAGCGTATACAGTAACCAAAATCTAGACCAAAAATTAGCAAAGAATTCCAAACAAAAGCATGCAAAttcctatcagactacaaaattatatatacactaaaaggtgaaacttaacaaacattatttttgcacttcaataaagctctcatcagtcctaaatatcaaaattgatcctcattcaagttacatttcacagaatttacacaaaacacaaaatcaaacatgtgcgatcaagtagattgcaatatcagcaatttagcacaagtttaaaggtgttactgttcacaggcactgcataaagtgcagaattttgcttatacttgcttcccttcaattctttgtttttgccacaagtgtaaacttgccccatcttcatgaatgacctacaaaagataaacaaatgtcacttttgagattaatggggttgaaaactgaaatgaaattaaatggaaattaattaactataaaaggatacgcttgggttgcctcccaagaagcgcttgtttaaggtcttaagcttgaccttccactccaattcTCCTAAGTATCCCTGACTggagaaccaagccatgaaacctctacaaacttttgcgtgggttctccaacaatatagtgttttaatctctgcccattaactttgaaagtccctgaggtctcattgcctatctcaacagctccataggggtatacTTTTATAACAATGTAGGGCCCTGATCATCTTGACTTCAAATTTCctggaaataaccttaacctagagttatataggagaacaacatcaccttcttgaaattctttcctcctaatatgcttatcatgccatctcttagttctttccttgtaaagcttggcattttcataagcatccaatctaagctcctcaagttcatttagttgcagcattcttttttctcctgcagtttttaagtcaaagttcagtgtccttatggcccaatatgctctatgctccaacttcaaaggtaaatgacaagccttcccataaaccaatctaaatggggtagttccgataggagttttaaaagctgttctataggcccaaagagcatcatctaactttagtgaccaatctttccttgaacaattcactgttttctcaagaattcttttcagctctctattggagatctccacttgaccactagtttgtggatggtagggtgttgcaaccttatgctacactccatatttttgcaataatctttcaaattgatggttgcaaaaatgagaacctacatgacttataatggcacgtggagttccaaatcttgtaaaaatgaactttttaaggaatttaatcacaactcttacatcattagttggagatggtatagcttcaacccatttgctcacataatctactccaactaaaatgtatttgtgtcccaaggacgatggaaaaggtcccatgaaatcaatgccccacacatcaaataattccacttccagtatattttggaggggcatttcatctctctttgagatattacccatcctttgacacctatcacatgcatttacaaacttcctcacatccttaaacatgtgtggccaaaagaaccctgcttgaagaactttttctg
This sequence is a window from Hevea brasiliensis isolate MT/VB/25A 57/8 chromosome 10, ASM3005281v1, whole genome shotgun sequence. Protein-coding genes within it:
- the LOC131169363 gene encoding proline-rich receptor-like protein kinase PERK9, producing MGIPSSLPTNPNPSPSPPLPQSPPPQTPPLPQSPPPQSPPPSPSQIPPFIPPTPLSPQSEPQNETQIPDTHSPEPAPEPMPTQTKTQGKTKKRLQVNLKKPLSENGNDWTDFAKIREPVYKDLTLEFLSSLRIQDINIEWQQTVYDPVQFWKDIAPFGGYYTQRTAKGSRIVDHVLKYLHRFITYLCFRKGTRYDCGSLGICFSCGA